In Drosophila ananassae strain 14024-0371.13 chromosome 3R, ASM1763931v2, whole genome shotgun sequence, the DNA window ATCGTATTCGCCTGCCTTTGCCCGTCGATCTACTGAGTTTGGCAGGCAGAAGAGAAACTTGTGCCGGGACAGTGCAAACAAAACGGAGCGTGTGGAGTCAGCTTTTTCCTTGCGGACCAGCACATCGGTGAATATCTTCTGTGACTCGGTGATggaatctagaaacaaaaaatattcattaaatCAAAGTGTGTCAGTTTACTCGAACATACTTTCTATGGACGCCTCCAGAATATTCAAGGGTTCATTCCCATGCAACTTGACATCCTCTTGTAGCTTATCCCGAATATTCATCAACGTGTCCAGTTGGTCGATCACAGATCCAGCATTGGACTTGAGAAAGGACAGCTGTCCCTCCTTCTGGCTCTCCACTTTTCGTTTCAGGTATGACAAGCCCGCCTTGAGGTCTTCAAACGAGGTGGCCAGGTGATTCTCCAGTAAGAACCATGCTGGCGAAAAGTTCTCCTGCGACAGATCACCACAAGCGTCAGGGAAGAGATCGCGCAGATCTTCGGGTATCTTTTGTTCGTTGCCTTCAATGGACAGGCCAAGAGGGTCCTCCTGAGTTAACCCCGACTGTGCCAGAGTGCGTCGACCCCAGGCGAAGTTCTGCGAAGGCGACTCCTCGATCCATACCGCTGACTCCTTGAGGGGACCGATGGTTTCGTGATAAGCACGGAACTGCACTGTGGAAGTCCCCACTCCGCCACTTAATGTGGTCACTATGATGTCGCCTTTTCCTTTGGCTGGACCTGTGCGGGCGATTATTTTGTTGGGAGATTTCCACTCAGCAGACAGTAAGCAGTCGGACCCGCAAATCTTCAGGCCTTAAATGTGAAGGAAAATGAGTAAACATCCAAACAAATCATAGGGACTCCGCCTACCAATTAAATCTTGAACTCGGGTGCCTAGGAACTCGCCGCGAATGATGACGCGGGTACCGGGAGGTCCCTCTTTTGGGGACAGTCCCGTTACCACCGGCTGAGGGGCCATTTATTGACAATTATTGGCTAAAAAGAACTtaagaaatggaaaataataaagttttatCGTTACAGTGCTGCTAAGTGTCAGATTTTTATGCACAAAATTATTGTTGATTGGTTAGCTACTTTCCAGCCAAAATTCATACATATTTCCGaataaaaacacttttttaaacaattaatCTTGTACGTATACTTATGAacatttaaaactaaaataattgTGTTAATAAgggttttttataatttcaaaaTCTAGAGATTTTCggtcttttgttttggctgCACTGGTGACAGTGCTGGAAAAGGCTAAATTTTTTGGTAAACAAACGGAAAAGTATCGCTATCGCTGCTCCCTTGATTCCAGAATCCGGCACAGAAAAATGGATGACGTCGCCACCGCGCAAAGCGAGAACGAGAATTTGCGGAAGATCCGAAACCGCCTGATGCAATGGGAGTCCAAAACGGATCCTCTGGCGGCGCTGAGTGTCCAGCAGGAAGAGCACTTGGATGTCCTTACCAATCTGTGGCGCGGTAGTGGGTCAACTGTAAGGGAGGAACTATCTTGATTgacaatcaatttttgaaGAAAACACCTTATTGTTACAGCCGCCGTCCCCGACCACACTGACACAGCCTGGAGTGCCCTCGGCCTTGGGAGCCACCTTCTCGGAAGCCGTGAAGGACATTGAGCTGCCTGATGATGGGCTGCGAAACACAAATGATTTCCTGCTCTGGTTCGCGGACGTCAGCGCGGAAATCGAGCAACGTGGCGATGCCGACTACCATAGATACCTCCAACAGCTGGAGCAGCGGCGGGAGGAGTGCGGGCATATGTTAGAGCAAATCGCTGTAGCCATGGAGCGCCTCGGTGCCCTTTGTGACGAGTATGACTTTGTATCGCAGAAGACAAGTGCCCTAAACATGGCCAGCGAGCAGCTGATCGAGGAACAGGAGAAGCTCCAGGAGCTGAGCAACGAGATTCAACGACGACTGCACTACTTTAGCCAGGTGGAGCTCCTCAACCAGCGCCTTCAGAGTCCAACTCTGTCTGTGGCTAGTGAAGCCTTCCGGGAATGTCTGAATAAGATTGACGACTGCCTAAACTACATCGAAGCCAATGTAAGCCCAATAATATAGCGTGTCTACAATCTAGTAAACTTTTCCTTTGCAGCCCAAATTTAAGGATGCAGCCTCCTACAACGTGAAATACAAACAATGCCTGGCCAAAGCATCGGGCCTAGTCCGCAACTATGTGACCAGCGTGATAAACCAGGCCACAGAGGCTACACTCCATCCCAAGAACAATATACGAGATGCCTCCACTGCCTTGCAAGCCCCAGATGCCGCGTTTGCATTGTATTACGGAAAATATCAAACGGCCGCCGCGAAGGTGAAACGGGTGGCACATCTTATAGAGGCGCGAGTGGAGAACAGCCAGGAATACGGTCAACTTATGGCGGACTTGCAACAGCACTATTTGGCGCAGCGTGCCAGCGTTATGTCTCCAGCCGTAAATTCGTCCATCCAGAACGTTAAAGAACTTCACAAGGGAGATCACTGTTCTCTGACTCGTAGTGCTTGTGCCTTCCTGGTGCATGTCTGTCAGGATGAGCAGCGCTTGTACTACCAGTTTTTTAGCACTGGAGCTCCTCATTTAACGTTAGTTGTTTAAAATATGTGAATTTCACATTGTATTTAACGCTAAAACTTTTTTAGGGTTTACCTAGAGGGATTGTGCACTATTCTGTACGATACAATGCGCCCATTTATAATACACATAAACCACTTGGAAACCTTGGCGGAGATCTGTTCCATCCTTCGCATAGAAATGTTGGAAGAACATGTCCAGCAGAATCGTAAGagtattaatttctttttttttctaattgatatttaaatgcattGTATTCTACAGCTGCTGCTTTGGAGGCCTTTGCCACTATTGCCCATCAACTATTGCAGGATGTGCAGGAGCGTTTGGTGTTCAGAGCCCATTTGTATCTTCAATCAGATATACAAAACTTTAATCCCTCTGCAGGAGACTTGGCGTATCCCGAAAAGCTGGAGATGATGGAGGTAAGTGTATTTGGCGTGGCACTAGCTTGGAATTTACTTCATGGTTCTTTTCCTTAATATAGAGCATTGCCCTGTCATTGCAAGAGCCTGCACCATTGCGTCGCTCTGATTCGCGTGCCTCCATGATATCTACTGTGTCGAGTGTTGTGGAGACGGAGAGTGTCGACACCGCCTATAGAGTGAAGCAAATGAGTATGTCTTTAGAGGAACTTTTATgtataaacataaatatatttatctgATTTTTGTTCACAGATTCCCCAGCCGATCTACATGGTATGTGGTATCCCACAGTGCGACGGACATTGGTTTGCCTTTCGAGACTCTATCGCTGTGTGGATCGGCCCATATTCCAGGGACTTTCCCAGGAGGCGCTCAAACTCTGCATTCAGAGCGTTTCCCATGCAGGTGGCAAAATATCTGCCACGAAAACGCCCATAGATGGTGAACTTTTCGAGATCAAGCACTTGCTTATCCTGCGGGAACAAATAGCCCCGTTTAGAGTCGACTTTACGGTGAAGGAAACCTCCCTGGATTTTAGCAAAGTAAAGACAGCCGCCTTTGGGTTACTGCAGAAACGGAAACAGCTCTTCTCCATGGGCAGCAATAATGCTTTGTTGGAATTTCTGCTAGAGGGGACGCCACAGATTAAGGAACATCTGCTGGATTCGCGGAAGGAAGTTGATCGCCAGCTCAAGACAGTGTGCGAAAGGTACATCAAAGATGCTGTGATCATGCTGGCAGGTCCGCTTGTCGTTTTTCTGGAAAAAGCCCAAGGGCTACTAGCTCAATCAACGCCAGCCACAACGACTCCGTCATCAGAGCCTAACAAGGGCAATTATGCTTTGAGACAAAGCCCCTGGGCAAGTCCCCAGCAGATAAGTAGCATTATCCAGGAAACACAGCGCCTGATCAAGGCCAAGTTATCGGTGCTACAACGCGCTATGCAACTCTATTTAAGCAATCGTGATACGGAATTTATTATATTCCGACCTATTCGCGTAAGATATGCTTTAACTGCTATATCAGCTTTTATTGTATTTGTGACTCTTTTTTCAGAACAATATCATTCAGTCGTTTGTAAAGCTGGAGCAACTTCTCACCACGAATGGCTATTCTACCGATGATATGATCATCACCAGCTGTCCGTCGGCCGAGCAGGTCTCAATCTTACTTTCAAGCGCCAGTATTTTAGCAGCCGAGGGAGTGGCTAGTTTTGCAGCAGCAGCCCGGAAGATTAGCACATCATCCTCAGTTGAAGGCAGGAAACTGAGTTCACAAATTTCCCACAAATCGGACTTGGTGGAAGAGCCAAAGGTGGAGGAACCGCAGGCCCAAATCGAGGTAGTGCCAGCCGAAGGTCCTTCAGCGAAGAAGATTAATGAGATACTAAAAGGAGAAAATCCCTCGCAGGCCAATTCCGACTAATTTGCAATGTATCCAACATAAGTTATCTATTTACCTTGTACCATATTTATGCCTAGAGTTATGCATCGGTTTCCCTAATTGGAATTAACTCTAtcctttccaaaaaaaaagtttgtatAGTTaacattgatttatttttgctaAACCACTTAGAATGTGACGAAGTCGAAGTAAATTACCAACAAATTTTACGATAACAGTTGCAAGTTGAGGAATTAACATAAATTAGTTTGGCAGATTCTTAGCTGCTGGTCAAGTGATGGATATGTTTGAAAGTGCAGAATCCTTTTAGGGACTAGGACAACAGGCACTTGTCCTTGGCAGTTCCCTGCTGGCTGTCGCCGCCACCCACTGTTACTTGCTGGGAGTTGGCAGCTCCTGACTGGCGATTAAGACCTGCTGCTTCATCCTGTTCCATAATCGATAAAGCAAGAGCTCGTGCCAGTGCCTCGTCTTCACTCTGAAAAGTGGCCTCAATTAGTTTTATCAActattttttggattgaaaAACTTACCATATTGCCCTGAATATTTTGTACTTGTGTGGCCTGTGGTCTGGGATTCGAGTTGGTAGAACTATTGGTTGGTTTGGTCTGCCGGCGCCTTTCCGCCGCCTGAGCAGCCA includes these proteins:
- the LOC6506059 gene encoding conserved oligomeric Golgi complex subunit 3, with amino-acid sequence MDDVATAQSENENLRKIRNRLMQWESKTDPLAALSVQQEEHLDVLTNLWRGSGSTPPSPTTLTQPGVPSALGATFSEAVKDIELPDDGLRNTNDFLLWFADVSAEIEQRGDADYHRYLQQLEQRREECGHMLEQIAVAMERLGALCDEYDFVSQKTSALNMASEQLIEEQEKLQELSNEIQRRLHYFSQVELLNQRLQSPTLSVASEAFRECLNKIDDCLNYIEANPKFKDAASYNVKYKQCLAKASGLVRNYVTSVINQATEATLHPKNNIRDASTALQAPDAAFALYYGKYQTAAAKVKRVAHLIEARVENSQEYGQLMADLQQHYLAQRASVMSPAVNSSIQNVKELHKGDHCSLTRSACAFLVHVCQDEQRLYYQFFSTGAPHLTVYLEGLCTILYDTMRPFIIHINHLETLAEICSILRIEMLEEHVQQNPAALEAFATIAHQLLQDVQERLVFRAHLYLQSDIQNFNPSAGDLAYPEKLEMMESIALSLQEPAPLRRSDSRASMISTVSSVVETESVDTAYRVKQMNSPADLHGMWYPTVRRTLVCLSRLYRCVDRPIFQGLSQEALKLCIQSVSHAGGKISATKTPIDGELFEIKHLLILREQIAPFRVDFTVKETSLDFSKVKTAAFGLLQKRKQLFSMGSNNALLEFLLEGTPQIKEHLLDSRKEVDRQLKTVCERYIKDAVIMLAGPLVVFLEKAQGLLAQSTPATTTPSSEPNKGNYALRQSPWASPQQISSIIQETQRLIKAKLSVLQRAMQLYLSNRDTEFIIFRPIRNNIIQSFVKLEQLLTTNGYSTDDMIITSCPSAEQVSILLSSASILAAEGVASFAAAARKISTSSSVEGRKLSSQISHKSDLVEEPKVEEPQAQIEVVPAEGPSAKKINEILKGENPSQANSD